The genome window CGTGAAGGTCGGCGACCTGATGAGCGACGACGCCCATTCGGTGCATGAGAAGGACCACATCAAGAGCGCCATGTCGCTGATGAGGCAGCTGGAGGTGCGCACGGTACCCGTGGTCGATGATTACGACCGGCTGACGGGCATCATCGGCATCAAGGACATCGTACAGTACTCCTGGACCGGGTCCGGTACGCCCAACCAAGGCCGTATGGACAAGGCCGGCGTCAATAACCCGGTGGAGCTGGAGGTGCGTTCGCTGATGCACAACTCCCCGGTCACCCTGGGTTCGGACGCTCCCCTGACCGAGGCCATCGGGATCATGGTGGACAAGAACATCTCCACCATCCCCATCGTGAAGGGCGACAGGATGGTCGGCATCATCACCAAGTACGACATACTGGAGATGGTGGCGTCCGTTCGCAACAGGGACATGGTCTACACCCAGATCTCCGGTCTGGAGGAAGAGGACCGTTTCTCCCTGGACAGCATGGAGAAGGAGATACAGTCCGGACTGGCCAAGATCGCCAAGTTCACTCGGCCGCTCTTGTTCAACGTACACGTCAGCAAGTACAACGGCGGCGGCAACAACGCCAAGTACTCGCTGACCGGCCGTCTGAGCACCGAGAACTCCCAGTTCATGGCCAAGGCCGTCGATTGGAGCCTGGGACAGGCCACCGTGGAACTGATGGACAAGCTGGACCGCATCGTCAAGGGGAAGAAGGAGCAGGACGAGCGCAAAAAGAAGACAATACGCTGAGCTCCAGCTCAGTAACCTTTTTTAAACCTCTTTTCATATCTTCTCCAGTCTATGTCACAATACGAGGCGATCCCCACTGAAAGGAAGTGGCAGAAGCAGTGGAAGGACTGGGAGCTCTACAAGTTCGATCTTGACTCCGATCGACCGGTCTATTCCATCGACAATCCCCCGCGCTACGCTTCCGGCGCATTGCATCTGGGTCACGCCACCGGTTACTCTCTCATCGATTTCGCCGCCCGCTATCGTCGGCAGCGGGGCTACAACGTCATGTTCCCGTTGTGCTTCGACGTGAACGGCACGCCGGTCGAGGTGCGCGTGGAGAAGAAGTTCGGCATCAACAAGTATTCCGTTCCTCGCCAGGAGTACATCAAGATGTGCGAGGAGTACGCCAACTCCTTCATCTCCTCCATGATCTCCCAGTTCGAGTTGCTGGGCGAGAGCATGGACGCCTCGGTTTACTATCAGACGGACGCTCCCTACTACCGGCGCATCACCCAGATATCCTTCATCAAGATGTTGGCGAAGGGGCTGGCCTACAAAGGTGAGTACCCGGTCAACTGGTGCCCCCGGTGCATCACGGCGTTGGCTGACGCCGAGGTCGAATACGAGCAGAACGTCACCAAGCTCAACTACATCCGTTTCGCCGTGAAGGACGGCGAGGACATCCTC of Methanomassiliicoccales archaeon contains these proteins:
- a CDS encoding CBS domain-containing protein, whose product is MVGESIEGMKKRELLRSLIDSNRVEDLMNKKFETVDPEMALSEVVAKMRSADLHEIPVVEGKKLQGVVSYGTVIRKKSLVLGTKAKSMMESTPEITLDTPVTEIAEHFLSSGYRQLPVTKGKLIQGIITRAHVISVLPKLKDVKTVKVGDLMSDDAHSVHEKDHIKSAMSLMRQLEVRTVPVVDDYDRLTGIIGIKDIVQYSWTGSGTPNQGRMDKAGVNNPVELEVRSLMHNSPVTLGSDAPLTEAIGIMVDKNISTIPIVKGDRMVGIITKYDILEMVASVRNRDMVYTQISGLEEEDRFSLDSMEKEIQSGLAKIAKFTRPLLFNVHVSKYNGGGNNAKYSLTGRLSTENSQFMAKAVDWSLGQATVELMDKLDRIVKGKKEQDERKKKTIR